The genomic segment AGGGTGGCGATCTCTGAGACTCTGTCCAAGCAGCTGATAAAAAGGAAAGAACTGCTTTACAACATTGGTGCCATCTCTTCGTACACATCGATGTTGATATTTTTATGGCATGGCATTGTTCTTTTGATGGCAAGGGAGCAACCGAAACACACCTTGGTGTTGTATGCAGCGTCAACACTCTTTTCCATCCTGGTGATGGCTCCTTATAAATGGGATAAAAAATGGATGAGAATAAAAACGTCCGTCGGAATTTCTGTCTTCGGTGTGTCGCTTCTCATCTATCTGGTCTGTCTTGTAATCTATTGATTTAGTCTATCGATTAGAGTTTGTTCGGTTGGCTCTTAACAGGTTCGGCGATGGTGAACATTATGGTGAAAACAATCTAGGTATTTTCAAGCAGCTTGTCTGCCGTGCTCTGCGAAGTCAGCACAGCAATCTCCAATTGCTTCAGGCTTTCGAGGCATTCCAGTTTGTTTTGCGACTCGGTCAGCATTTGTCGACCATGCGGCACGCAATCTGCGATCAACGAGGCTGCTTCTGATACATGCGCTTTCAACAGCTCCATACACCGGGTCAGTCGTGCGCCAGGATCGCCGGCCATGGCAGCGGTTTGTTGAGCCTGGCCTGGCGCCAGCACTTGCAGCAACTGGTTGAGCGCATGGTCCGTCATGGATCGATCAGATTGCAAGGTCACGATGGAAGGAGTGATATTCATCATGACCACAGTGATGGTCTGATTGTGGATCTTTCGTGAAACGATCGGCCTGTGTCTGGATGGATTGCGTGTTGAGGCGATCAATTAGATTGTCATCGGTCAAGAATTTTGATGTCTTGCTCAATCGGAGGATTTTGCCCATTACCATTCGAAATGAACCTTATTTTTCGGTCATTAAACTCAAGGATACGGTATTTTTCCGGGCCTTGAACATATCCAAAGTCTGGTCCGACGATTGAACAGCCTTTGCGAAAACAGGTTGTCGTAAATGTGCGTAGCAAGGCCCCCTCTACGCCTGGTGGCGACCAGAGATGAAAGGCATTGCTTTGTCGATCGACTTTGACTTTGCAATAGTTTGGACGCTCCCCTCCGTATTGACATAGTGCGTCGACTGAACCGTCAAGGGGGCGATCGCCTGGGTAAGCCAAAGCACGATGTGGATTGATCATGCAATGACTGAACGTCACTACTCCAAGCGATAAGAGAAATGTTGTTTTGATGACATCGTTCATGGATCTTTTTTGTTCGTCACGTGCTGCCTGCAACTAGATTACATGAACCATCCCGAACGGATTGTCTTACGACGGATTTTCAACTGACGGTTTCTCCGCTGACAGATAACGGTGACTTAGTTGCCTCTGTCCAACACGCTTAATCCCGAAGGAACAGTCTTGATCTTGACCTGCTGATTGCCATTGATCTGCTCAGTTGAATGAAACGCATGGCCTGGCTGCCTTGGTTCCCCTCACCGTGTTCGTCATGCTCGACCGAAGCCAATCCGGTCGCTTGAAGCATGGCCCTGCAGGATGGATGCTCTCCTGTAAGCCGGTTATGGAGATCATCCCTGCCATCGACCTGCTCGATGGTGCTTGTGTCCGCCTTCATCAGGGGGATTACGAGCAGGTGACTCGCTTCAGTGATGATCCCGTCGACCAGGCCATGCGATGGCAGCAGCAGGGTGCCTCGCGACTTCACCTGGTTGATCTCGACGGTGCCAAGCGGGGTGAGCCTGTGAACGATGCAGCCGTTCGCGCCATCACAGCGGCTCTCGACATCCCCGTGCAGCTCGGCGGAGGCGTGCGTTCACGGCAGCGAGCTCAGGAGTTGCTTGCCTGCGGCCTCGATCGCGTGATTCTCGGCACCGTGGCCATTGAACAGCCCGATTTGGTGCGTGAGTTGTCAGCGCTCCATCCAGGCAGGATTGTGGTCGGGATCGATGCCAACAATGGTCGGGTCGCGACCCGCGGCTGGCTTGAGCAAAGCGATGTGTTGGCTACCGATCTGGCTCGCCTGTTCAGCAGTGAAAACCTGGCTGCGATCGTCAGCACGGACATCGCCACCGATGGCACCCTTGCGGGTCCGAATCTGACGGCCCTTCGCGAGATGGCCGAAGCCAGCCATGTTCCTGTGATCGCTTCGGGTGGGATCGGCTGCATGGCCGATCTGCTGTCGCTTCTGGCCCTCGAGCCCCTTGGGGTGTCCGGAGTGATCGTCGGACGAGCGCTGTATGACGGTCGCGTCGATCTGTCCGAGGCGATTCGTGCCCTCGCCGAGGATCGCCTGCAGGATGTCACGGGCCAGTGGGCTGACCTGGCCTGAAGCTTCCATTGGCGAAACGTTTTAAGGTGATGTCATCGAGATCCCCTCTGTGGTATCGCGTCAGACCTCAACATCAGCATCGGCAGCTCTCAATCAGGGGTTGATGGAGGTGTTCGAGCGTTGCCGAACCCTTGGAATGCGATTGAGTCGTCAGCGCCGCATGGTGCTTGATCTGCTCTGGAGTGAACGTAGTCATCTGAGCGCACGCGACATTTTCGAAAAACTGAACGCCCGTGGCCGCAGCATTGGACACACCTCCGTCTACCAGAACCTTGAAGCGCTCCAGTCCGCAGGAGTGATCGAGTGTCTCGATCGCGCCAATGGACGGCTCTACGGCTACCGCAGCGACCCCCACAGTCATCTCACCTGTCTGGACAGTGGCTTGATCGAAGACATCGATGTGGAGTTGCCGCCGGATCTCCTGGAGCAGATCGAACGACGCACCGGTTTTCATATCGAGTCCTACACCCTTCAACTCAACGGACGCCGCACTCTGGAGACGTAACACCCTGGAGGATTGAGCAGAGGCTCGTTACCTTGACGGTCTGACCTGCTCGGACTGCCCCTTGGCTGCCTCCAAACCGGTGAGGATTCTTCTTCTGGCACCGGTCCTACTGGGTGAATCGCTTGCGTTGCAGCTCACTGCAGCCGATGAGGAGCTCGAGGTGTTTCTGCAGGCCGATCAACTCAGGGGACATCCAGCCCTTGTGATCTGGTCGATCGATGCAATCGCGAGTTTCAGTGCCATCCGACGCGAAGCGTTACTGCTTCAGGAGCGCTGGACTCCCTCTCCGCTTCTGTTGCTGTTGCCTCCCAAGGTTCCAGTCAGTCGTGATGATCTCCTGACCGTGCCGGCGTCAGGCCTTCTGCAGAACAGCTCGGTGGCCACGCTTCAAG from the Synechococcus sp. KORDI-100 genome contains:
- the hisA gene encoding 1-(5-phosphoribosyl)-5-[(5-phosphoribosylamino)methylideneamino]imidazole-4-carboxamide isomerase, yielding MEIIPAIDLLDGACVRLHQGDYEQVTRFSDDPVDQAMRWQQQGASRLHLVDLDGAKRGEPVNDAAVRAITAALDIPVQLGGGVRSRQRAQELLACGLDRVILGTVAIEQPDLVRELSALHPGRIVVGIDANNGRVATRGWLEQSDVLATDLARLFSSENLAAIVSTDIATDGTLAGPNLTALREMAEASHVPVIASGGIGCMADLLSLLALEPLGVSGVIVGRALYDGRVDLSEAIRALAEDRLQDVTGQWADLA
- a CDS encoding Fur family transcriptional regulator; translated protein: MEVFERCRTLGMRLSRQRRMVLDLLWSERSHLSARDIFEKLNARGRSIGHTSVYQNLEALQSAGVIECLDRANGRLYGYRSDPHSHLTCLDSGLIEDIDVELPPDLLEQIERRTGFHIESYTLQLNGRRTLET